The following coding sequences lie in one Arachis stenosperma cultivar V10309 chromosome 5, arast.V10309.gnm1.PFL2, whole genome shotgun sequence genomic window:
- the LOC130979920 gene encoding AP2-like ethylene-responsive transcription factor CRL5 isoform X1, protein MVEVAKNNKRGHNNSSKQTVHRKSIETFGPRTSQYRGVTRHRWTDRYEAHLWDNSCKKEGQTRKGRQGGYHMEEKAARAYDLATLKYWGHSIHINFPNLLCWLCNWECDKDTVTEGKHIFGVAYIFASFNDTFIHVIDLSRKEILVRITEFGMLSRLPFRQRIRL, encoded by the exons atGGTGGAAGTTGCAAAGAATAATAAGAGAGGACACAATAATAGTAGTAAGCAAACTGTTCATAGAAAATCCATTGAGACATTTGGTCCAAGAACTTCACAGTACAGAGGTGTCACAAG GCATAGATGGACCGACAGATATGAAGCACATTTGTGGGATAATAGTTGCAAAAAAGAAGGGCAAACTAGGAAAGGAAGACAAG GTGGCTATCATATGGAAGAAAAAGCTGCAAGGGCTTATGATCTTGCAACCCTTAAGTATTGGGGACATTCAATACACATAAATTTTCCG aACTTGTTATGTTGGTTGTGCAATTGGGAATGTGATAAGGATACTGTTACAGAGGGCAAGCATATTTTTGGTGTTGCTTACATTTTTGCATCATTCAATGACACCTTTATT CATGTGATTGATTTGTCTAGAAAGGAAATCCTTGTCCGCATCACTG
- the LOC130979920 gene encoding AP2-like ethylene-responsive transcription factor CRL5 isoform X2, translating into MVEVAKNNKRGHNNSSKQTVHRKSIETFGPRTSQYRGVTRHRWTDRYEAHLWDNSCKKEGQTRKGRQGGYHMEEKAARAYDLATLKYWGHSIHINFPNLLCWLCNWECDKDTVTEGKHIFGVAYIFASFNDTFIHVIDLSRKEILVRITVSCENGTH; encoded by the exons atGGTGGAAGTTGCAAAGAATAATAAGAGAGGACACAATAATAGTAGTAAGCAAACTGTTCATAGAAAATCCATTGAGACATTTGGTCCAAGAACTTCACAGTACAGAGGTGTCACAAG GCATAGATGGACCGACAGATATGAAGCACATTTGTGGGATAATAGTTGCAAAAAAGAAGGGCAAACTAGGAAAGGAAGACAAG GTGGCTATCATATGGAAGAAAAAGCTGCAAGGGCTTATGATCTTGCAACCCTTAAGTATTGGGGACATTCAATACACATAAATTTTCCG aACTTGTTATGTTGGTTGTGCAATTGGGAATGTGATAAGGATACTGTTACAGAGGGCAAGCATATTTTTGGTGTTGCTTACATTTTTGCATCATTCAATGACACCTTTATT CATGTGATTGATTTGTCTAGAAAGGAAATCCTTGTCCGCATCACTG
- the LOC130979920 gene encoding uncharacterized protein LOC130979920 isoform X3, which produces MVVDFYASCFLTVSQSSTATTLRWCFALNRKLVDKIAASGYYVVVPDFFYVDFKTQLVGKSGVTPNFATSFIETLEANELLKVLVGQMYYSGYGVPKDDEKSREQATERALDCTFYHCIIKVGDGRECGH; this is translated from the exons ATGGTGGTTGACTTCTATGCCAGTTGCTTCCTTACAGTGAGTCAGAGTTCAACAGCAACCACCTTAAGATGGTGTTTTGCTCTTAATAG GAAGCTTGTAGACAAGATTGCAGCTTCTGGTTACTATGTGGTTGTTCCGGACTTCTTTTATG TTGATTTCAAGACCCAGTTGGTGGGAAAGTCCGGTGTTACCCCCAATTTTGCAACCTCTTTCATTGAGACACTTGAAGCCAATGAGCTTCTCAAG GTCTTGGTAGGTCAGATGTATTACAGTGGTTATGGTGTTCCCAAAGATGACGAGAAG AGCAGAGAACAGGCCACTGAACGTGCCCTTGATTGCACCTTTTACCATTGCATCATCAAGGTTGGAGATGGTAGAGAATGTGGCCATTAG
- the LOC130979920 gene encoding uncharacterized protein LOC130979920 isoform X4: protein MVVDFYASCFLTVSQSSTATTLRWCFALNRKLVDKIAASGYYVVVPDFFYVDFKTQLVGKSGVTPNFATSFIETLEANELLKVLVGQMYYSGYGVPKDDEKRTGH from the exons ATGGTGGTTGACTTCTATGCCAGTTGCTTCCTTACAGTGAGTCAGAGTTCAACAGCAACCACCTTAAGATGGTGTTTTGCTCTTAATAG GAAGCTTGTAGACAAGATTGCAGCTTCTGGTTACTATGTGGTTGTTCCGGACTTCTTTTATG TTGATTTCAAGACCCAGTTGGTGGGAAAGTCCGGTGTTACCCCCAATTTTGCAACCTCTTTCATTGAGACACTTGAAGCCAATGAGCTTCTCAAG GTCTTGGTAGGTCAGATGTATTACAGTGGTTATGGTGTTCCCAAAGATGACGAGAAG AGAACAGGCCACTGA